The following are encoded in a window of Primulina eburnea isolate SZY01 chromosome 4, ASM2296580v1, whole genome shotgun sequence genomic DNA:
- the LOC140828898 gene encoding WAT1-related protein At5g47470 isoform X3 has protein sequence MMGNWKRLQYIEDAGIIVGLITVQFLYAGNSILLSYLLKLGFHPSSLIIFSTFATFVLLSPLAIFFERQQWPTKFSVKLWIQLLLLSFGGVTVFQSLFMKGVSLTSPAMATAMPNLAPGLIFCIAWAFRLEKIELASIYSRAKIAGTLLCVVGALLMSLMQSTVQHPSPKEAQSLNSSPPPDNIFDEQTMIGCMYLIAAIFVLSSQIVLQATTLRDFPAPISLCTLTSLIGVVLTTMVQMIEDNGWDTGWPLLTIQQLIVYSILAGSVSGICVSFNAWAMKKRGPVMVSIFNPLATVISVVLSVITLGESISIGSLAGMCLMFTGLYFVLWAKGKEGFSVDDDNNSVERT, from the exons ATGATGGGCAATTGGAAGAGACTGCAGTACATTGAAGATGCTGGTATAATTGTTGGATTGATTACAGTTCAGTTTTTGTATGCTGGGAACTCAATTTTGTTAAGTTATCTCTTGAAGCTTGGGTTTCACCCTTCTTCTCTCATCATTTTTTCTACATTTGCCACATTTGTTCTGCTCTCTCCTCTAGCCATCTTCTTTGAACGGCAA CAATGGCCTACCAAATTTAGTGTCAAGTTATGGATTCAACTTCTTTTGCTTTCTTTTGGAGG TGTGACTGTATTTCAGTCTTTGTTCATGAAAGGTGTCAGTCTCACTTCACCAGCTATGGCCACAGCCATGCCAAATCTTGCACCAGGACTAATCTTTTGCATTGCCTGGGCTTTCAG ATTAGAGAAAATAGAGCTGGCAAGCATATACAGCAGAGCCAAGATTGCAGGGACTCTACTCTGTGTTGTCGGAGCACTTTTAATGAGTCTGATGCAAAGTACAGTGCAACATCCGTCGCCAAAGGAGGCTCAATCCTTGAATTCATCTCCACCTCCTGATAACATTTTCGACGAACAAACCATGATCGGTTGCATGTATCTAATTGCAGCTATTTTTGTGTTGTCAAGTCAAATCGTTTTACAG GCTACAACTTTACGTGATTTTCCAGCACCGATATCCTTGTGTACATTAACATCACTCATAGGTGTGGTTCTCACTACCATGGTTCAGATGATTGAAGATAATGGATGGGATACTGGATGGCCTTTGTTAACTATTCAACAACTCATTGTCTACTCCATTTTG GCAGGCAGTGTGAGTGGAATATGTGTAAGCTTCAATGCATGGGCGATGAAGAAAAGAGGTCCAGTCATGGTGTCTATATTTAACCCCCTCGCTACTGTCATTTCTGTTGTACTATCAGTTATAACTTTGGGAGAATCCATTAGCATTGGAAG CCTTGCAGGTATGTGCCTCATGTTTACCGGTCTCTATTTCGTGCTCTGGGCTAAAGGAAAAGAGGGTTTTTCTGTCGATGACGACAATAACTCAGTGGAAA GAACGTAA
- the LOC140828898 gene encoding WAT1-related protein At5g47470 isoform X2, with protein sequence MMGNWKRLQYIEDAGIIVGLITVQFLYAGNSILLSYLLKLGFHPSSLIIFSTFATFVLLSPLAIFFERKQWPTKFSVKLWIQLLLLSFGGVTVFQSLFMKGVSLTSPAMATAMPNLAPGLIFCIAWAFRLEKIELASIYSRAKIAGTLLCVVGALLMSLMQSTVQHPSPKEAQSLNSSPPPDNIFDEQTMIGCMYLIAAIFVLSSQIVLQATTLRDFPAPISLCTLTSLIGVVLTTMVQMIEDNGWDTGWPLLTIQQLIVYSILAGSVSGICVSFNAWAMKKRGPVMVSIFNPLATVISVVLSVITLGESISIGSLAGMCLMFTGLYFVLWAKGKEGFSVDDDNNSVESEYDVEKPLLC encoded by the exons ATGATGGGCAATTGGAAGAGACTGCAGTACATTGAAGATGCTGGTATAATTGTTGGATTGATTACAGTTCAGTTTTTGTATGCTGGGAACTCAATTTTGTTAAGTTATCTCTTGAAGCTTGGGTTTCACCCTTCTTCTCTCATCATTTTTTCTACATTTGCCACATTTGTTCTGCTCTCTCCTCTAGCCATCTTCTTTGAACG GAAGCAATGGCCTACCAAATTTAGTGTCAAGTTATGGATTCAACTTCTTTTGCTTTCTTTTGGAGG TGTGACTGTATTTCAGTCTTTGTTCATGAAAGGTGTCAGTCTCACTTCACCAGCTATGGCCACAGCCATGCCAAATCTTGCACCAGGACTAATCTTTTGCATTGCCTGGGCTTTCAG ATTAGAGAAAATAGAGCTGGCAAGCATATACAGCAGAGCCAAGATTGCAGGGACTCTACTCTGTGTTGTCGGAGCACTTTTAATGAGTCTGATGCAAAGTACAGTGCAACATCCGTCGCCAAAGGAGGCTCAATCCTTGAATTCATCTCCACCTCCTGATAACATTTTCGACGAACAAACCATGATCGGTTGCATGTATCTAATTGCAGCTATTTTTGTGTTGTCAAGTCAAATCGTTTTACAG GCTACAACTTTACGTGATTTTCCAGCACCGATATCCTTGTGTACATTAACATCACTCATAGGTGTGGTTCTCACTACCATGGTTCAGATGATTGAAGATAATGGATGGGATACTGGATGGCCTTTGTTAACTATTCAACAACTCATTGTCTACTCCATTTTG GCAGGCAGTGTGAGTGGAATATGTGTAAGCTTCAATGCATGGGCGATGAAGAAAAGAGGTCCAGTCATGGTGTCTATATTTAACCCCCTCGCTACTGTCATTTCTGTTGTACTATCAGTTATAACTTTGGGAGAATCCATTAGCATTGGAAG CCTTGCAGGTATGTGCCTCATGTTTACCGGTCTCTATTTCGTGCTCTGGGCTAAAGGAAAAGAGGGTTTTTCTGTCGATGACGACAATAACTCAGTGGAAAGTGAGTACGATGTAGAGAAGCCTCTATTATGTTGA
- the LOC140828898 gene encoding WAT1-related protein At5g47470 isoform X1 codes for MMGNWKRLQYIEDAGIIVGLITVQFLYAGNSILLSYLLKLGFHPSSLIIFSTFATFVLLSPLAIFFERQQWPTKFSVKLWIQLLLLSFGGVTVFQSLFMKGVSLTSPAMATAMPNLAPGLIFCIAWAFRLEKIELASIYSRAKIAGTLLCVVGALLMSLMQSTVQHPSPKEAQSLNSSPPPDNIFDEQTMIGCMYLIAAIFVLSSQIVLQATTLRDFPAPISLCTLTSLIGVVLTTMVQMIEDNGWDTGWPLLTIQQLIVYSILAGSVSGICVSFNAWAMKKRGPVMVSIFNPLATVISVVLSVITLGESISIGSLAGMCLMFTGLYFVLWAKGKEGFSVDDDNNSVESEYDVEKPLLC; via the exons ATGATGGGCAATTGGAAGAGACTGCAGTACATTGAAGATGCTGGTATAATTGTTGGATTGATTACAGTTCAGTTTTTGTATGCTGGGAACTCAATTTTGTTAAGTTATCTCTTGAAGCTTGGGTTTCACCCTTCTTCTCTCATCATTTTTTCTACATTTGCCACATTTGTTCTGCTCTCTCCTCTAGCCATCTTCTTTGAACGGCAA CAATGGCCTACCAAATTTAGTGTCAAGTTATGGATTCAACTTCTTTTGCTTTCTTTTGGAGG TGTGACTGTATTTCAGTCTTTGTTCATGAAAGGTGTCAGTCTCACTTCACCAGCTATGGCCACAGCCATGCCAAATCTTGCACCAGGACTAATCTTTTGCATTGCCTGGGCTTTCAG ATTAGAGAAAATAGAGCTGGCAAGCATATACAGCAGAGCCAAGATTGCAGGGACTCTACTCTGTGTTGTCGGAGCACTTTTAATGAGTCTGATGCAAAGTACAGTGCAACATCCGTCGCCAAAGGAGGCTCAATCCTTGAATTCATCTCCACCTCCTGATAACATTTTCGACGAACAAACCATGATCGGTTGCATGTATCTAATTGCAGCTATTTTTGTGTTGTCAAGTCAAATCGTTTTACAG GCTACAACTTTACGTGATTTTCCAGCACCGATATCCTTGTGTACATTAACATCACTCATAGGTGTGGTTCTCACTACCATGGTTCAGATGATTGAAGATAATGGATGGGATACTGGATGGCCTTTGTTAACTATTCAACAACTCATTGTCTACTCCATTTTG GCAGGCAGTGTGAGTGGAATATGTGTAAGCTTCAATGCATGGGCGATGAAGAAAAGAGGTCCAGTCATGGTGTCTATATTTAACCCCCTCGCTACTGTCATTTCTGTTGTACTATCAGTTATAACTTTGGGAGAATCCATTAGCATTGGAAG CCTTGCAGGTATGTGCCTCATGTTTACCGGTCTCTATTTCGTGCTCTGGGCTAAAGGAAAAGAGGGTTTTTCTGTCGATGACGACAATAACTCAGTGGAAAGTGAGTACGATGTAGAGAAGCCTCTATTATGTTGA
- the LOC140828898 gene encoding WAT1-related protein At5g47470 isoform X4 — MMGNWKRLQYIEDAGIIVGLITVQFLYAGNSILLSYLLKLGFHPSSLIIFSTFATFVLLSPLAIFFERQQWPTKFSVKLWIQLLLLSFGGVTVFQSLFMKGVSLTSPAMATAMPNLAPGLIFCIAWAFRLEKIELASIYSRAKIAGTLLCVVGALLMSLMQSTVQHPSPKEAQSLNSSPPPDNIFDEQTMIGCMYLIAAIFVLSSQIVLQATTLRDFPAPISLCTLTSLIGVVLTTMVQMIEDNGWDTGWPLLTIQQLIVYSILAGSVSGICVSFNAWAMKKRGPVMVSIFNPLATVISVVLSVITLGESISIGRYVPHVYRSLFRALG; from the exons ATGATGGGCAATTGGAAGAGACTGCAGTACATTGAAGATGCTGGTATAATTGTTGGATTGATTACAGTTCAGTTTTTGTATGCTGGGAACTCAATTTTGTTAAGTTATCTCTTGAAGCTTGGGTTTCACCCTTCTTCTCTCATCATTTTTTCTACATTTGCCACATTTGTTCTGCTCTCTCCTCTAGCCATCTTCTTTGAACGGCAA CAATGGCCTACCAAATTTAGTGTCAAGTTATGGATTCAACTTCTTTTGCTTTCTTTTGGAGG TGTGACTGTATTTCAGTCTTTGTTCATGAAAGGTGTCAGTCTCACTTCACCAGCTATGGCCACAGCCATGCCAAATCTTGCACCAGGACTAATCTTTTGCATTGCCTGGGCTTTCAG ATTAGAGAAAATAGAGCTGGCAAGCATATACAGCAGAGCCAAGATTGCAGGGACTCTACTCTGTGTTGTCGGAGCACTTTTAATGAGTCTGATGCAAAGTACAGTGCAACATCCGTCGCCAAAGGAGGCTCAATCCTTGAATTCATCTCCACCTCCTGATAACATTTTCGACGAACAAACCATGATCGGTTGCATGTATCTAATTGCAGCTATTTTTGTGTTGTCAAGTCAAATCGTTTTACAG GCTACAACTTTACGTGATTTTCCAGCACCGATATCCTTGTGTACATTAACATCACTCATAGGTGTGGTTCTCACTACCATGGTTCAGATGATTGAAGATAATGGATGGGATACTGGATGGCCTTTGTTAACTATTCAACAACTCATTGTCTACTCCATTTTG GCAGGCAGTGTGAGTGGAATATGTGTAAGCTTCAATGCATGGGCGATGAAGAAAAGAGGTCCAGTCATGGTGTCTATATTTAACCCCCTCGCTACTGTCATTTCTGTTGTACTATCAGTTATAACTTTGGGAGAATCCATTAGCATTGGAAG GTATGTGCCTCATGTTTACCGGTCTCTATTTCGTGCTCTGGGCTAA
- the LOC140828897 gene encoding putative pentatricopeptide repeat-containing protein At5g47460 produces the protein MLEFLFSNYTSFIRGSKAHSFISRTFPAVLERQSTTWIGPISYMDSGALISDMAVTNTFKPNISSIIYSIRACTYTGLFSHGQQLHCHILKSGFDSDVYVSTDLINFYVKFNRVNDAQNLFVEIPDPTVVSWNSLISGYVNHGQFRKALKVFIQLESSNVFADSYSFTAALSACGQLRLVQVGRSVHSKIVKYGVGCSVFVANCLTDMYGKCGFTMEATAVFQEMVEKDNISWNSVIAANARNGKLEQAYTFMLEMPEPDTISYNELIDGIARYGVIEDAITVLSKMQNSNSSSWNSIITGYVNRERGREALDFFCKMHLCGVHMDEFTFSSILSGIARLSATTWGSLIHGCLLKHGLDGYVVVGSALIDMYFKCGQIEEAEKSFHSLPDKNLVTWNAMITGYAHNGNFRMVIHLFEKLKSMRNLQPDEITFLNVFSACWHIRIPLKIANQFFESMINEYMIEPTPEHCSLMIRLLGQEGHLNKAEAMIKELGYSSCGMVWKALLSACVTCGNLEVAEVAAAKVIELESDNEFVYVMMSNIYASKGKWDNACGVREMMKERMVVKEAGCSWIEVEDVIPTSLMI, from the coding sequence ATGTTAGAATTTTTATTCTCAAATTATACATCATTTATCCGTGGAAGCAAAGCACATTCATTCATTAGCAGAACTTTTCCTGCAGTTCTTGAAAGACAGTCCACCACATGGATCGGTCCCATTTCGTACATGGATTCAGGTGCCTTAATTTCAGATATGGCCGTAACAAATACTTTCAAGCCAAATATCTCTAGCATAATCTATTCGATTCGTGCGTGTACTTATACTGGCCTGTTTTCTCATGGCCAACAGCTTCATTGCCACATTCTGAAATCTGGGTTCGATTCCGATGTGTATGTCTCCACGgatttgattaatttttatgtcaagTTTAACCGTGTAAATGATGCGCAAAATTTGTTTGTTGAAATTCCTGATCCAACTGTGGTTTCTTGGAATTCATTAATTTCGGGGTATGTGAATCATGGGCAGTTTCGAAAAGCTTTAAAGGTGTTTATTCAATTAGAAAGCTCAAATGTTTTTGCGGACTCTTATTCGTTTACTGCTGCTTTATCCGCTTGTGGACAACTGAGATTAGTGCAGGTGGGAAGATCGGTGCATTCTAAGATTGTGAAATACGGTGTGGGGTGCAGTGTTTTTGTTGCTAATTGCTTGACCGACATGTATGGAAAGTGCGGTTTCACCATGGAAGCAACGGCGGTTTTCCAAGAAATGGTTGAGAAGGATAATATTTCTTGGAATTCTGTTATTGCAGCAAATGCTAGAAATGGGAAACTTGAACAGGCATACACTTTTATGCTTGAGATGCCAGAACCTGATACAATCTCGTACAATGAACTGATTGATGGCATTGCACGGTATGGAGTTATAGAAGATGCTATTACTGTGTTATCAAAAATGCAAAACTCAAATTCATCTTCATGGAATTCGATAATTACAGGGTATGTGAACCGAGAAAGAGGCAGGGAAGCTCTGGATTTTTTCTGCAAAATGCATTTGTGTGGTGTCCACATGGATGAATTCACGTTCTCAAGTATCTTAAGTGGCATTGCAAGGCTGTCTGCGACCACATGGGGTAGTTTGATACATGGGTGCTTGTTGAAACATGGTTTAGATGGATATGTTGTTGTCGGGAGTGCTCTGATTGACATGTATTTTAAGTGTGGGCAGATAGAGGAAGCGGAAAAATCATTTCACTCACTTCCAGACAAGAATTTGGTTACGTGGAATGCAATGATAACAGGATATGCTCACAATGGTAACTTCAGAATGGTGATTCATCTCTTCGAGAAGTTGAAATCAATGAGAAATCTACAGCCTGATGAAATTACTTTTCTCAATGTATTTTCAGCGTGTTGGCATATTAGGATCCCTCTGAAGATAGCAAACCAGTTCTTTGAATCgatgattaatgaatatatgaTTGAGCCTACGCCAGAGCACTGTTCTTTAATGATAAGGCTCCTGGGGCAAGAAGGACACTTAAACAAGGCCGAGGCTATGATTAAAGAACTGGGTTACAGTTCCTGTGGAATGGTTTGGAAGGCATTACTCAGTGCTTGTGTCACCTGTGGGAACCTAGAAGTGGCAGAGGTGGCTGCTGCAAAAGTTATTGAGTTGGAGAGCGATAACGAGTTTGTTTATGTGATGATGTCTAACATCTATGCCTCCAAAGGAAAATGGGACAATGCTTGTGGCGTGAGGGAAATGATGAAAGAGAGAATGGTAGTGAAAGAAGCTGGCTGTAGCTGGATAGAAGTTGAAGATGTGATCCCAACATCCTTGATGATTTGA